CTTCACCCGCACCGAGCACCTGGGCGCGCGGGGCCGGCTCATCGCGATGATGGGGCCCATCGCCGTGCTGGGGCGGCCGGGTCCGCTCACCGCCGCCCTGGCTTCCTGGAAGCCCATCGCACCCGCCCGCGTGCCCGAGGTGGTTCCCACCACCTGGCTCGAGCGGATGACCACGCTCCACCGTGCCTTCGCCATTCGTGGCGAGCCGCCGCCTCCGTCCCTGCGGGGCCTGCCCGTGTCGTGTGTGTGCATCCAGGGCAACCGGGACGTGCTGGTGCCACCCGCGACGGTGAAGCGCCTGGCCGCCTCGCTGCCTCCGGGCACGCCCCAGCACCTGCTGCGTGGCGTCGGTCACGTGCCCTACTTCACCCACCCGGAGGAGTGCGCGCGCCTGCTCGAGCCCTGGCTCGCGGCGCTGGCGCCTCCGGTGAGGCTCAGCTCTCCTCGGCCGATGCTTCAGCGAGCTTGAAGGCCTCGAGCACCGCGGCGGACGCCCGGTCCAGGTACTTGCCCTTGCGGATGAGCAGGCCGATCGGTCGGGACACCGGCCCCTCGGCGAAGGGCTTGGAGACGATCGTCCCCTGCGCCACCTCGGCCGCCACCGTCGCCATGGGGAGGATGGCCACGCCGATGCCCATCTCCACCGCGCGCTTGATGGTCTCGATGTTGTCGATCTCCATCACCGGGTTGAGGTCCAGGTTCTTCTCGCGCACCAGCCGGTCCAACGCCTTGCGCGTGGGCGCCTCGCGATCAAAGGCGATGAAGGGCACGCCCGAGAGCGCCGTGAGGCTCACCTTCGCCTTGCTGGCGAATGGATGGTTGGGAGCGCAAACAACCGCCAGCTTGTCATCGCGGAACGGGTGGATGTCCACGCCGGCGCGTGGCTGCGGATAGGCGACAATGCCAATCTCCGCCGCACCCAGGATGACATCGTCATACACTTGATCATTGCGCCGGTAGTTCAGGCGCATGTTCACCTTGGGGTGGGTCTTGAGCAGTTGCTTCTGCACGTTGCGCAGCTCATGCAGACCCACCGAATAGATGGTGGAGACCGTCGTGGTGCCATGCACCTCGGCGGACTGCTCGCGGATCTCCTGCTCCACCTCGGCGAAGCGTGCCAGGATTTCCTTGCACCCTCGGAAGAGGCGCTCGCCCGCGGGCGTCGGCGTCACCTGCCGCGCGCTGCGCGACAACAACTTCTGCTCGTAGCGGTTCTCCAGGGCGCGAATCTGCTGGCTCACCGCCGACTGGGTCACATGGTTGAGCTGCGCGGCACGCGAGAAGGAGCCGGTCTCAACCACGTCACAAAACATTTTCAGGGATTCAAGCTGCATAGGGCGGCGCCCCTCCTAACCGAACCCTAATAACGAGGCCAGCCCTAATTAGTCGGTCTTCGCCGGATGGTGGCTCGCCTGAGAGACTGGCTTGTCAGCCCGGCTCCTCGATTGACTGGCCCGTCAGTCAACCCGGTCGCTCGGCGGAGGAGGGAGATTTTGGCCGGAGCACGAGCACCGCCGTGGCCAGGCCGAGCGCCAGCAGGGCCGCTCCCGACAGGCCCTGCACGCGGCCCATCTCCCGCGCGGTGTCCCGCATGAAGGTGCACTCCTCCTCGGAAAGCTCCACGCAGTCGGCGGGTTTGAATCGTGTCACGAGGCCCGTGACGGCGAGGAAGAGGCCACCCAGTAGCAGGCCTCCACTCAGTCCCAGCAGTGCCGCTCGGAGCAATCCCCGGGCGCCTGGTGGGCCCTGGGTGTTTCTGGCTTGGCGTTGCATGGCCGGACGCTACCCCCGCCTTGGGGTCACGCGCCATATCCCGCGTATGCTCGGCCCCCATGCGAATCCTCTACGGCGTCGTTGGCGAAGGCATGGGGCACGCGACCCGCTCCCGCGTCATTCTCGAGGAGCTCACCCGCGAGCACGAGGTGCAGATCGTCGTCTCGGGGCGCGCCAAGGACTACCTGGCCAAACGCTTCGACAAGGTGCACGGCATCTGGGGCCTCACCCTGGCTTATGAAGGCAACTCGGTGAAGAAGCTGCAGACGCTGCTGCAGAACGTCTCCGGGGCCATCAAGGGCTGGCCGCACAACATCCGCCAGTACTTCGAGCTCGCGGAGAAGTTCCAGCCCGACGTGGTGGTGAGCGACTTCGAGAGCTTCAGCTACCTCTTCGGCCGCAACCACCGCCTGCCCGTCATCAGCGTGGACAACATGCAGATCATCAACCGCTGCCAGCACGACAGCGCGCTGCTCGCCGGGTGGGAGGAGGACTTCGAGGGCACTCGAGCCATCGTGAAGTCCAAGCTGCCCGGCTGCTTCCACTACCTCACCACCACCTTCTTCTATCCGCCGGTGCGCAAGGAGCGCACCACGCTGCTGCCCTCCATCCTCCGGCCGGAGATCCTCGCCGCCCGCTCCGAGCCCGGTGAGCACCTGCTCGTCTACCAGACCTCCACCTCCAACACCGCGCTGCCGGACATCCTCAAGCAGAGCGGGCTGCCCTGCCACATCTACGGGCTGCGGCGGGACATCACCGAGGACGTGCGCGACGGCAACCTGCTCTACCGCCCCTTCAGCGAGGCGGGCTTCATCGACGACCTGCGCACCGCGCGCGCCGTGGTGGCCGGCGGCGGCTACACCCTCATGAGCGAGGCCGTCTACCTGCACAAGCCCATGCTCGCGCTCCCCGTGCAGGGTCAGTTCGAGCAGGTGCTCAACGCCCTGTACCTGGAGAAGCTCGGCTACGGCATGTACGCGCCCACGCTCACCGTGGAGCGGCTGCGCGAGTTCCTCGAGCGCGTCCCCCAGTGCCAGAAGGCGCTCGAGGGCTACACCCAGGACGGGAACGTGAAGATGATGAGCGCCCTGCGCGAGCAGCTCGCCCGGGCCGCCGAGTACAAGGGCCGCTGGTGGGAGGACGTCGAGCCGGGCGGACCCGTGAACGGCTGAGGCTCGCCCCGTTCCACACGACGCACCGCGTGCGCCGCGGTGCGTTGGCGACGAGTCGACCCAGGACGCCCGGATGGGTTTGACAGTCCGGGTATTCCGGGTCTTCCATGAAGTCCATGAGAAACCAACTGCTGGTCGTTTCCGCGCTCGCGTGGGTGTCCTCCGCCTGTGGTGGCGAGGTGCTCGTCGAGGAGGGCGGAGAGGTGGGAGAGAGCACGGGACAAGCCCTCTACGCGGGAGTGAATGGCGAGGCCTGCACGGCGAGCCCGTACAACTGCAAGCTGCGCCCCACCGGGGGCAATCGCGTCGCCACCAACGATCCGGATGACGATGACTCCTGGGGCGTGGTGACGGGGGTCCCCATTCGCGACGGCAACGGCACCGTGATGGGCACCTCGACCCGGACGCGCGTCACCTTCAACTACGGCCAGACGCGCACCTTCGCTGGTGAGACCCATGCCTTCGCGGTGTCGACGTCCAACTCGAGCGCCGGATGGATGCCCCTGTCGAGCATCCTGGGCCAGGAGTCCTTCGCGCAGAAGGTCGGGCACGTCTCGGCGTTGGGGGCGGGCCTGGCGAAGCTGGGCTGCTACGCCGTGCGCGACTCGCATGACACCACGCTGGAGTTCAAGAAGGTGGTCTACGACAGCGACGCGGTGCACGAGCGCGCGGGCGACTACCTCCCGCTCGTGCGTGCCAATGGCAGGCGCTCGGTCAACCTCGCCTTCAACGTGCCGGGCTTCGGCCTGGGTGGCGTCGCGGTGGACCACTTCCCCGCGGGCACGAAGTTCCAGCGCCTGGACGTGCCGACCGATGCCGGCGCGCCGTCGATCGACATCCCGCTCTGGGTCCAGGACAGCGAGGGCCGCTACCGGACCCAGTCGGGAACGATGAAGTTCATCTACGGCTACGTCATCGCCGCCACGGGCACCAGGCGCAACGGGTGGATGGCGTACGACGCGCTCTCGGTGAGCAGCGGCTGTCCCTGAGCCCGCCGCCTACAGGCGCAGCGAGTCGAGGAACGCGGTGACGTCGGCGACGAAACGCTGGGGCCGCTCGACGTGGGGGGCGTGGCCCGTGTCCGGGTAGAGCAGCAGCCGGCCCCGGCCCAGCTCCTGGGCGAGCGCCCGCTGCTCGGCGACGGAGAAGAGGCCGTCCTGGTCCCCGCCCACCACGAGCGCGGGGACGCGGATGCTCCCGAGCTGGGAGGAATGGTCCTCGGCGGCGAGTCCCGCGAGGGCGTCCTTCCACACGCGGGCGGGCACCTTGAGGCTCTCGGCCACGGCGGTGTCGAGGAAGGTGGGGGGGATGGGGCGGTAGAAGGTGCTCGCCTGGAAGTCGCGGACGAAGGCCGGGTCGATGGGATCGCTCAGCGTGTCCACGACGGACTTCAGGTCGGCGATGACGGCATTGCCTCGGGAGGTGGGGGCCGAGCCGACGAGCACGAGGGCCTGGACGCGCTGGGGGGACTCGAGGGCGACCTGCTGGGCGATGAAGCTGCCCATGGAGTGGCCCAGGAGGGTGGCGCTCCGGTGGCCCCGGGCGTCGAGGAAGGCCACCACGTCGGCGGCGAAGTCGGACTGGGAATAGCCGCCGCCGGGCCGCGAGGAGTCACCATGGCCGCGCTGGTCGAGTGCGTAGACGTGATAGCGGCGCGACAGCAGTGGGTAGTCCAGATCGAAGGAGCGGTACGAGTCGGTGTAGCCGTGCAGCAGCACGAGCACCGGGCCGTCGCGGCGGCCCTGCTCGACGTAGTGCATCCGCACGCCGGTGGACAGCCACACGAAGCCCTCGCGCGGGTCCGCCTCGGCGCCGAGGGTCTCGGCCCCCGTGCCCAGGTGGGATTCCAGGGACTCGTCTTCCGGACCGCAGGCGCTCAGCGCCGTCATGGCGAGCAGCAGGATCAGATGGTTCTTCATGGGGCCCCCCTCCAGGAGCTATCGCTCCCGACTCATGACAGGCCGGTGGATGATGGCAAGATTTGTATATCGGGAAAGAACAGATAGACCTGTTATGTGTACAACAGTGCAGTTGATGTCGAGGGTCATCGAGCCGGCCTGATTGGAGTTGACGCACTCCGCGTTCGAGGACAGGCCCAATGACAGCACACCGATGACGTCCCGCGTCACCCGGCCGCTCGCCCGAGCGGCTTCCCGACCTCTCACCCGCTGGGAGATGGAAGGGGACGAACATAGCGCTTGCGCTGGGCGCGACATGGGACTACGCCTGCCGCTGCAAAAGTCATACAGCACGCAAGCATCACCAACATCAGACAGTTCAGGAGGACGAAATGCGCCTTTGGAAGAACCTGATCGTGGCTTGTGCCGTGTCCTTGCTCTCGGCGTTCACCGCCTCCGCCGCCGACGCCAAGGACGTGAAGATTGGCTTTGTCGTCAAGCAGCCCGAGGAGCCCTGGTTCCAGGACGAGTGGAAGTTCGCGGACATCGCGGCCAAGGAGAAGGGCTTCACCCTGGTGAAGATTGGCGCCGAGGACGGTGAGAAGGCGCTGGCGGCCATCGACAACCTCGGGGCGCAGGGCGCCCAGGGCGTCATCATCTGCACGCCCGACGTGAAGCTCGGGCCGGGTCTGGTGGCTCGGGCCAATGCCAACCAGCTCAAGCTCATGACGGTGGATGACCGGCTGGTGGACAGCAAGGGCCGGCCGCTGGAGAAGGTGCCGCACATGGGCATCTCCGCCACCAAGATTGGCGAGGCGGTGGGGCAGGCCATCGTGGATCAGATCAAGGCGCGAGGCTGGAACATGAAGGAGGTCGGTGCCATCCGCGTCTCCTATGATCAGCTCCCCACGGCGAAGGAGCGCGTCGAGGGCGCCATCTCCGTGCTCAAGAAGAACGGCTTCCTGGCGCAGAACATCTTCGACGCGCCCCAGAGCAAGACGGACACCGAGGCGGCGCTCAACGCGGCCAACGTCGTGCTCAACAAGAACGCGGGCATCAAGAAGTGGGTGGCGTTCGGCCTCAACGACGAGGCGGTGCTCGGCGCCGTCCGGGCCACCGAGACGGCCGGGCTGAAGGCGGCGGACGTGGTGGGCATCGGCATCGGCGGCTCGGACGCGTCCATCAACGAGTTCAAGAAGTCCGCTCCGACGGGCTTCTACGGCAGCATCATCATCTCGCCCAAGCGCCACGGCTACGAGACCACGCTCAACATGTTCAACTGGGTGAGCACCGGCAAGGAGCCGGAGAAGCTCATCCTCACCTCGGGCGAGCTGGCCACCCGCGACACGTACAAGGACGTCCGCAAGCAGCTCGGACTCTAGTGGTCGAAGGCGCATGCCCCCGTTCCTCGAATTCACGAACATCACCAAGAGCTTCCCCGGGGTCCGCGCCCTCAAGGAGTTGAGCTTCTCCGTCCCCGCTGGCCGGGTCATCGGCCTGTTGGGCGAGAACGGCGCGGGCAAGTCCACGCTCATCAAGATCCTGGGCGGGGACTACCAGCCGGACTCGGGGGAGATTCGCATCGCGGGCCAGGCGCGGCGCTTCACCTCGACGCGCGCCTCGCTCGGCGCCGGAGTCACCGTGGTGCACCAGGAGCTGCAACTGGTGCCCGAGCTGACGGTGGCCGAGAACCTCATGCTCGGCCGCTTCCCCTCGAAGGCGGGGGTGGTGGACTTCCGCAAGCTGTTCGAGCAGGTGGGCGCCGTCCTGAAGGACATCGGCGTGGAGGTGGATCCCCGGGTCAAGGTCTCCGAGCTGTCGATCGGCACCCGGCAGATGGTGGAGATCGCCAAGGCCGCCATCTTCGACGCCTCCGTCATCGCCCTGGACGAGCCCACCTCGTCGCTCTCCGCGCACGAGAGCGAGGTGCTCTTCCGCCTCGTCGACCGGCTGCGCGCGGCGGGCAAGGTCATCCTCTACGTCTCGCACCGGTTGGATGAGCTGTTCCGGCTGTGCGATGGCTGCGTGGTGCTACGCGATGGCCGCCTGGTGGCGCATCACGAGACCATGGAGGGCCTCACGCGCGAGGTGCTGGTGCGCGAGATGGTGGGGCGGGAGATCCAGGACATCTGGGGCTGGCGGCCCCGGAAGCTGGGCGACGTGCGCCTGTCGGCGTCGGGGGTGAGGGGCTCGCGCCTGCCCATTCCCGCGTCCTTCGAGGTGCGCGCCGGGGAGATCCTCGGCTTCTTCGGACTGGTGGGGGCGGGGCGCAGCGAGCTGGCGCGCCTGCTCTATGGCGCCGACCGGCGGCACGGGGGCGAGTTGCGGATGGATGGCCAGCCCGTCCACGTCCGCAACCCGCGGCAGGCGGTGCGCGCGGGGCTCGTGCTCTGTCCCGAGGACCGCAAGGCGGACGGCATCCTCCAGGGCCGCTCGGTCGAGGAGAACGTCAACGTCTCCTGCCGCCGCCACTTCTCGCCGCTGGGGCTCATCAACCCGGCCCGAGAGGCGCGCATGGCCGAGGACTACATCAAGCGGCTCGGTGTGCGCACGCCGTCGCGCTTCCAGGACATCGTCAACCTGTCGGGCGGCAACCAGCAGAAGGTCATCCTGTCGCGTTGGCTGGCCGAGCAGGGCATCAAGGTCTTCATCGTCGACGAGCCCACCCGCGGCATCGACGTGGGGGCCAAGAGCGACATCTACGAGGTGCTGTACGGCCTGGCGGAGCTGGGCATCTCCATCATCGTCATCTCCAGCGAGCTGCCCGAGGTCATGGGCATCAGCGACCGGATTCTCGTCATGTGCGGTGGCCGCATCACGGCGGAGTTCGACCGACCCGACTTCTCCGAGGAGAAACTCCTGGCGGCGGCACTGCCCGACCGCTCCGTGGCCCAAGAGGATTCGAAATGAATCGTTTGAAGCGCATCGTGCTCGGTGAGCAGGGACTGGTCATCCTGTTCCTGCTCGCCCTGGCGATCGTCTCCCTCACCATTCCCAACTTCATGACCCAGCGCAACGTGCTGGGCCTGCTCCAGGCGGTGGTGACCATTGGCATCGTGTCCTGCACGATGATGTTGTGCCTGGCCTCTCGCGACGTGGACCTGTCCGTCGGCTCGACGGTGGCCTTCACCGGCATGATCGCCGTGATGATGGCCAACCACACCGAGAACATCCTGCTCGGGTTGCTGGCCGCGATCGCGGCCGGCGTGGTGGTGGGTGCCGTCAACGGCATCATCATCGCGAAGCTCGGCGTCAACGCCTTCATCACCACGCTGGCGACGATGCAGGTGGTGCGCGGTCTGGCGCTGATCTCCTCCGACGGTCGCGCCGTCGGCGTGGATGACTCGGACTACTTCGAGATCGCGCAGAAGACCGTGGTGGGCGTGCCGATGCCCATCCTCGTGATGGGGGTCGTCTTCCTGCTCTTCGGTTTCGTGCTCAACCGCACGGTGTTCGGGCGCAACACGCTGGCCATCGGTGGCAACCCGGACGCCTCGCGGCTGGCCGGCCTCAACGTCGGCGCCACCCGCATCATCATCTTCGTGCTGCAGGGCGTCGCGTGCGCGGTCGCCGGCATCCTGCTGTCCTCGCGCATCACCAGCGGTCAGCCCAACGCGGCCCAGGGGCTCGAGCTGTCGGTCATCTCCGCGTGCGTGCTGGGCGGCGTGTCGATGTCCGGTGGCCGGGCGGCCGTCTCGGGCGTGCTGGTGGGCGTGCTCATCATGGGCATCGCGGAGAACGTGATGAACCTGATGAACATCCAGGCCTTCTACCAGTACGTGGCCCGAGGCGTGATCCTGCTGCTCGCCGTGTTGCTCGACAACCTGCGCACGCGCGCGATGGGGCGGCGTGGGTAGGGCAGGGCCCCGTTCGAGACGAACGGGGCCCCGAGTGGCTCAGTGCAGCAGCTCGTTGTTGCGCTGGGCCGCCCACCGGGTGAGCTGGGTGACCCAGGAGCGCGTGAGGGGCGTCTCGCTCTCGAAGCCCCAGTGCCGCTCGGTGTTGCCGTCCTGGGGCATGAGGCGGGTGATCTGCGCGAGCACCGCCGCGGTGAGGTTGGGCGCCAGTGTCCGGGCGAGCGTGGCGACCTTCGCGGTCAACCCCACCAGGGCCTCCGCGTCACCCCGGCGGCAGGACTCGATGATTTTGCGCGCCGCCCGCTCCGCGTTCATCGACAGGCCCGGCAGCGAGTCGCTCGTCACGAACCAGGCGTACTCCGCCTCGTGGTCTCCCTTGACGACGACGTTGGGAGGGCTGCCGGTGCGCATCAGTCCCGGGCACACCGTCGTCACGAGAATCCCGTCCTGCTCCAGCTCCGCGCGCAGTCCGTCCGACAATCCCACCAGGGCGAACTTGCTCGCGCTGTAGGGCAGCAGGTGCGGCACGCTGATCTTCCCTCCGATGGAGGAGATGTTCACGATGCGGCCCCAGCCCCGCTGCTTCATCTCCGGCAGCACCGCCAGCGTCGTGTAGAGCGGCGCCCAGAAGTGCAGGTCCATCGCCTCGGAGAAGTCGCGCTCGTCCATGGACTCGAGGGGGCCCACCTGGATGGTGCCGGCGTTGTTCACCAGCACGTCCACCGGGCCGAAGTGGTCGTGCACCCGGGCCACCAGCGCCTCCACCTGCACCCGGTCCGTCACGTCGCACGGAATCGCCAGCACCTCGCCGCCGCTCGACTCCAGCTCGTCCTTCGCCCGTGACAGCTCCACCTGCTCGCGCGCGCACAGCACGATGCGCGCTCCCTCGGCGACGAAGAGCCGGGCCAGCTCCAGGCCCAGTCCGCGCGAGCCACCCGTCACCATCACCGTGCGTCCCCGGAAG
Above is a window of Cystobacter fuscus DNA encoding:
- a CDS encoding LysR family transcriptional regulator codes for the protein MQLESLKMFCDVVETGSFSRAAQLNHVTQSAVSQQIRALENRYEQKLLSRSARQVTPTPAGERLFRGCKEILARFAEVEQEIREQSAEVHGTTTVSTIYSVGLHELRNVQKQLLKTHPKVNMRLNYRRNDQVYDDVILGAAEIGIVAYPQPRAGVDIHPFRDDKLAVVCAPNHPFASKAKVSLTALSGVPFIAFDREAPTRKALDRLVREKNLDLNPVMEIDNIETIKRAVEMGIGVAILPMATVAAEVAQGTIVSKPFAEGPVSRPIGLLIRKGKYLDRASAAVLEAFKLAEASAEES
- the araH gene encoding L-arabinose ABC transporter permease AraH encodes the protein MNRLKRIVLGEQGLVILFLLALAIVSLTIPNFMTQRNVLGLLQAVVTIGIVSCTMMLCLASRDVDLSVGSTVAFTGMIAVMMANHTENILLGLLAAIAAGVVVGAVNGIIIAKLGVNAFITTLATMQVVRGLALISSDGRAVGVDDSDYFEIAQKTVVGVPMPILVMGVVFLLFGFVLNRTVFGRNTLAIGGNPDASRLAGLNVGATRIIIFVLQGVACAVAGILLSSRITSGQPNAAQGLELSVISACVLGGVSMSGGRAAVSGVLVGVLIMGIAENVMNLMNIQAFYQYVARGVILLLAVLLDNLRTRAMGRRG
- a CDS encoding alpha/beta fold hydrolase — protein: MRRVVEWTEMSGEGPRVLLLPGLGARGAGFLALARRLQHVARPILVEYPEGPHAARGAGALAQELFEACGPVDAVVASSFGGMVAAHLAAAGAARGVAFLGSFTRTEHLGARGRLIAMMGPIAVLGRPGPLTAALASWKPIAPARVPEVVPTTWLERMTTLHRAFAIRGEPPPPSLRGLPVSCVCIQGNRDVLVPPATVKRLAASLPPGTPQHLLRGVGHVPYFTHPEECARLLEPWLAALAPPVRLSSPRPMLQRA
- a CDS encoding alpha/beta fold hydrolase, producing MKNHLILLLAMTALSACGPEDESLESHLGTGAETLGAEADPREGFVWLSTGVRMHYVEQGRRDGPVLVLLHGYTDSYRSFDLDYPLLSRRYHVYALDQRGHGDSSRPGGGYSQSDFAADVVAFLDARGHRSATLLGHSMGSFIAQQVALESPQRVQALVLVGSAPTSRGNAVIADLKSVVDTLSDPIDPAFVRDFQASTFYRPIPPTFLDTAVAESLKVPARVWKDALAGLAAEDHSSQLGSIRVPALVVGGDQDGLFSVAEQRALAQELGRGRLLLYPDTGHAPHVERPQRFVADVTAFLDSLRL
- the araG gene encoding L-arabinose ABC transporter ATP-binding protein AraG, which codes for MPPFLEFTNITKSFPGVRALKELSFSVPAGRVIGLLGENGAGKSTLIKILGGDYQPDSGEIRIAGQARRFTSTRASLGAGVTVVHQELQLVPELTVAENLMLGRFPSKAGVVDFRKLFEQVGAVLKDIGVEVDPRVKVSELSIGTRQMVEIAKAAIFDASVIALDEPTSSLSAHESEVLFRLVDRLRAAGKVILYVSHRLDELFRLCDGCVVLRDGRLVAHHETMEGLTREVLVREMVGREIQDIWGWRPRKLGDVRLSASGVRGSRLPIPASFEVRAGEILGFFGLVGAGRSELARLLYGADRRHGGELRMDGQPVHVRNPRQAVRAGLVLCPEDRKADGILQGRSVEENVNVSCRRHFSPLGLINPAREARMAEDYIKRLGVRTPSRFQDIVNLSGGNQQKVILSRWLAEQGIKVFIVDEPTRGIDVGAKSDIYEVLYGLAELGISIIVISSELPEVMGISDRILVMCGGRITAEFDRPDFSEEKLLAAALPDRSVAQEDSK
- a CDS encoding SDR family NAD(P)-dependent oxidoreductase → MADHKKKKESSRLTLGAVAAASVGAVMGLRALRREKPSFRGRTVMVTGGSRGLGLELARLFVAEGARIVLCAREQVELSRAKDELESSGGEVLAIPCDVTDRVQVEALVARVHDHFGPVDVLVNNAGTIQVGPLESMDERDFSEAMDLHFWAPLYTTLAVLPEMKQRGWGRIVNISSIGGKISVPHLLPYSASKFALVGLSDGLRAELEQDGILVTTVCPGLMRTGSPPNVVVKGDHEAEYAWFVTSDSLPGLSMNAERAARKIIESCRRGDAEALVGLTAKVATLARTLAPNLTAAVLAQITRLMPQDGNTERHWGFESETPLTRSWVTQLTRWAAQRNNELLH
- a CDS encoding arabinose ABC transporter substrate-binding protein gives rise to the protein MRLWKNLIVACAVSLLSAFTASAADAKDVKIGFVVKQPEEPWFQDEWKFADIAAKEKGFTLVKIGAEDGEKALAAIDNLGAQGAQGVIICTPDVKLGPGLVARANANQLKLMTVDDRLVDSKGRPLEKVPHMGISATKIGEAVGQAIVDQIKARGWNMKEVGAIRVSYDQLPTAKERVEGAISVLKKNGFLAQNIFDAPQSKTDTEAALNAANVVLNKNAGIKKWVAFGLNDEAVLGAVRATETAGLKAADVVGIGIGGSDASINEFKKSAPTGFYGSIIISPKRHGYETTLNMFNWVSTGKEPEKLILTSGELATRDTYKDVRKQLGL
- a CDS encoding MJ1255/VC2487 family glycosyltransferase, with the translated sequence MRILYGVVGEGMGHATRSRVILEELTREHEVQIVVSGRAKDYLAKRFDKVHGIWGLTLAYEGNSVKKLQTLLQNVSGAIKGWPHNIRQYFELAEKFQPDVVVSDFESFSYLFGRNHRLPVISVDNMQIINRCQHDSALLAGWEEDFEGTRAIVKSKLPGCFHYLTTTFFYPPVRKERTTLLPSILRPEILAARSEPGEHLLVYQTSTSNTALPDILKQSGLPCHIYGLRRDITEDVRDGNLLYRPFSEAGFIDDLRTARAVVAGGGYTLMSEAVYLHKPMLALPVQGQFEQVLNALYLEKLGYGMYAPTLTVERLREFLERVPQCQKALEGYTQDGNVKMMSALREQLARAAEYKGRWWEDVEPGGPVNG